Genomic segment of Ruegeria sp. TM1040:
CGCCCAACAGCCCGCAGTGGTTCAACACTGGCCTGCACTGGGCCTATGGCATCGACGGCCCGGCGCAGGGGCATCACTATGTGGATTACAAGACCGGAAAGCTGACCAAATCCGACAGCGCCTATGAGCACCCGCAACCGCACGCCTGCTTTATCCAGTCCGTGTCGGACGATCTGGTGCAGGACGGTGGCATCATGGATCTCTGGGTGCGTGAGGCGCGCTTGTTCAAATACGGCTCCGGCACCGGCACCAACTTCAGCCATCTGCGGGCCGAGGGCGAGAAGCTCTCTGGTGGGGGCAAATCCTCTGGTCTCATGGGCTTTTTGAAAATCGGCGATCGTGCTGCTGGCGCGATCAAATCAGGCGGGACAACCCGTCGAGCAGCGAAGATGGTGATCGTGGATGCCGATCACCCGGATATCGAGCAATTCATCGAATGGAAGGTGCTCGAAGAACAGAAAGTCGCCTCCATCGTGGCCGGCTCCAAGATGCACGAGAAGATGCTCAACGGTATCTTTGAAGCGCTGCGGACGTGGGACGGTCTCTCTGAGGATGCCTATGATCCGGCGGAAAACCCGGCTCTGAAAAAAGCGATCCGCGAAGCCAAGAAGGTCGCCATCCCAGAGACTTATATCAAACGCGTGCTGGATTATGCTCGTCAGGGCTATGACAGCATCGAGTTCCCGACCTATGACACCGATTGGGACTCTGAGGCCTATTCGTCGGTCTCGGGCCAGAACTCCAACAACTCCATCCGCGTCACCAATGCATTCCTGCATGCGGTCGAAAAAGACGCCGATTGGGAGCTGATCAACCGCACCGACGGCCAGGTCGCCAAGACCGTGAAGGCGCGTGATCTCTGGGAGAAGGTCGGCCACGCAGCCTGGGCCTGCGCCGATCCGGGCATCCAGTTCCACGACACTGTCAATGAATGGCACACCTGCCCCGAAGATGGTGAGATCCGGGGCTCAAACCCTTGTTCTGAATACATGTTCCTGGACGACACCGCCTGTAACCTGGCGTCGCTGAACCTCCTGACCTTCTATCAGGGCGGCGTGTTCCAGGCCGAAGATTTCATGCACGCCAGCCGTCTGTGGACGCTGACGCTGGAAATCTCGGTGATGATGGCGCAGTTCCCATCGAAGGAAATCGCGCAGCTGTCGTATGACTTCCGCACGCTGGGTCTGGGCTATGCCAACATCGGTGGCCTGCTGATGAACATGGGCTACGGCTATGACAGCGACGAAGGCCGCGCGCTTTGCGGATCTTTGACAGCGATCATGACTGGTGTGGCCTATGCGACCTCTGCCGAGATCGCCTCCGAGTTGGGGCCCTTTGCGGGCTATGAGCGCAATGCCGACCACATGCTGCGGGTGATGCGCAATCACCGCAACGCGGCCTATGGTGCGACCGAGGGATATGACAAGCTCACCGTGAAGCCGGTGCCGTTGGATTTGCAGAATTGCCCGGATGCGCGTCTCACGGAACTCGCGATGAGCGCCTGGGACGAGGCGGTTCGCCTTGGCGAGGAACACGGCTATCGCAACGCCCAATCCACCGTGATCGCGCCCACCGGTACCATTGGTCTGGTGATGGACTGCGACACCACCGGGATCGAGCCGGACTTTGCCCTCGTGAAGTTCAAAAAACTCGCAGGTGGCGGGTATTTCAAGATCATCAATCGCTCGGTGCCCTCGGCGCTCGAAGGGCTCGGCTATTCCTCCGCGCAGATCGAAGAGATCGTCTCTTATGCGGTCGGTCATGGCTCCATCGGGAACGCGCCGGGGATCAACCACACCTCGCTCACCGGCCATGGTTTTGGCCCCAATGAGCTGGCAAAGGTGGACGCTGCACTTGAGAGTGCCTTTGACATCCGGTTTGTGTTCAACCAGTGGACATTGGGCGAGGAGTTCTGCACCGGCGTGTTGGGCATTCCTGCCGATAAGCTGAATGATCCGGCCTTTGATCTGCTGCGTCACCTTGGGTTCTCCAAGGCCGACATTGAGGCTGCCAATGACCATGTCTGCGGCACCATGACGCTTGAAGGTGCGCCGCATCTCAAGGAAGAGCATTATTCGATCTTCGATTGTGCCAACCCCTGCGGCAAAAAAGGTAAGCGTTATCTTGGGGTTGAGAGCCATATCAAGATGATGGCGGCCGCGCAGAGCTTTATCTCCGGTGCGATTTCCAAGACCATCAACATGCCCAACAACGCCACCATCGAGGACTGTCAGAAGGCCTACGAGCTGAGCTGGTCCTTGGGTGTGAAGGCCAATGCGCTCTATCGTGACGGCTCCAAACTGAGCCAGCCGCTCGCGGCGGCGCTCGTTGAGGATGATGACGAGGCGGCGGAGGTGCTCGAGAGCGGCTCGGTGCCGGAAAAAGCGGCTGTTCTGGCCGAGAAGATCGTCGAGAAAGTGGTCATCAAGGAGGTGATGAAATCTCATCGCACCAAGATGCCGCAGCGCCGCAAGGGCTATACGCAAAAGGCGGTTGTCGGCGGCCACAAGGTCTACTTGCGCACGGGGGAATATGAGGACGGCAACCTCGGCGAGATCTTCATCGACATGCACAAGGAAGGCGCGGGCTTCCGGGCGATGATGAACAACTTTGCCATTGCGGTCTCGGTTGGTCTGCAATACGGCGTGCCGCTCGAGGAATTTGTGGATGCCTTCACATTCACGAAATTCGAACCTGCGGGCATGGTTCAGGGCAACGACTCGATCAAGAACGCGACCTCGATCCTCGACTATGTGTTCCGCGAACTCGCCGTCAGCTACCTTGATCGGACGGATCTGGCGCATGTGAAGCCCGAAGGCGCAACCTTTGATGATCTGGGCCGTGGCGAAGCAGAAGAGGGCGTGTCGAACCTCTCTGAGCTGAGCGATGGGGCTGCGTCGAAATCGCTCGAGGTGCTAAAGCAGATCTCCTCTACCGGCTATCTGCGCAAGCGTCTGCCGCAGGAACTGGTGGTGCTGCAAGGCGGCCAGACCAGTGTAGCGGTGACCGCTCTGGATGGTAGCACTGATCCGGTTGCAGCCCTGCAAAAACTGGTACCTGAGACCTCTGAGGCCCCGGCCGTGAGCAGCGCAATGGATGCGCGCACCAAGGCCCGGATGCAGGGCTATGAGGGGGATCCTTGCGGCGAATGCGGCAACTACACGCTGGTGCGCAACGGCACCTGCATGAAATGCAACACCTGCGGCTCCACCTCGGGCTGTAGCTAAGAGATCTCCCGGCGCCAAGGCGTGCGCCGGGATCCAAGACCGCATCCGTAGGCTTACCTCGGGGGATGCGCAGGGGATGAGGCGGCTCTTTTGGATCTGCGGGCATCCCCGACGAACAAGAGGGATCACTGCGGTTGATCTCTCACCAGGATCGGAGCTCAGACATTTGGAGTTTCGAAATCTGTCTGGGGTGGGTGCGCTCACCCCATACGCCGAGAAGGACAAGGCAAGAAAAACATCGGGCGGTCAACAAAAAGAGCCTGATCGGCGAAACTGGCCCTCTCCCAATCGGAGGGGGCCTTTGCTTTGGTGAAGCCGCTGGTCTCCGGCGCGGCAGCAGGCCGGATTTTTGCGATCTGATGCCGATTTTCCCAGCCGACTGAACGAATTGTTAAGCATAATGAACGACCCTGAACACAGGGCCGGAGTCGCGCGGCCCGGCGGCCTTTCGGGGCTTGTATCTTCTTGTTTTGATGGGGTTGACCGATGCGCTTTGCTGCTCGGCATAACATGGGCGTCCTGTGTGGTCTGACACCTCTTTTGGGGGCTGTCGCCGCGCTCGGCCTGCTGGTTGGGTCCGCAGGGCTGGCCGATGACTGGTCCGGGCGGTTCCTTGGCGCGCGACTGGCGAGCGGGACACTCTCGCCGGACCCCATCCCAACGCTGCGCGCAGAGCCTCAGGCAGGGCGATCTGTGCCGCAGGCGGACTCAGGGGCCGGCTATCGGGTCGAATTTCCCCCTGTTGCAATCGCGTCGGGTGAAACGGCGACGTTCGAATTGGTCCCGCGCGCCGTCGGTTCTGTCTTTGTCGAGGAACTTCCGGAGCAAGAGGCCCTCAGTCTTGGGTGGGAAGTCGAGATTTCTCCGGGCTTTCAGTTGCGAGGCAGCGTCAGCGGAGATTATGGCGAGGATGGCAACTATTCCCTGTCACCAGAGCACCGGCAATTGGCGCTTACCGCCTCCTTTCGGTTCTGATCGGCGCAACCGCATCCCTGCGGAGAATGCCGAACTCCGGACAGGCTGCGTGTATGGGCGGGGGTAGGATTTCGGCGGCACCTAAAGAATTTGAGGTCCAACGGCTGGGGCTTGGGTCTGAGACCAGACACCCAAAGGTTCAACAAATTGAGACGGACACGCTCGCTAACAGACTTGCTGACAAAATGGCCGACAGCGTGGCGGAAAGGGCCACTTAACTTCGGATCGTTTTATGGTCCCAGCCGGACACTCTGCCGACACCGCAGTGTGGCAAGGCGTAAACGCAACACCTGAACCAAGTGCGCGGAGGAACGCCTGCGAACTCCGGGCTTGGCCGTTGTCACAACTTGTGCTAGGCCCAACCCATGGCGCATACCGAAACCATTATTACCATCTGTATTGCCTGCTGATCCACAGCGGGCTGGTTTCTGTCGTTCTCTTTCTTGTGACAAGTTGCTAAGCCCGCGCTACGCGCAGTGCGCTTGCTGTGGTGCTTGGGATTTGCCCGCGCTGACTTGTTGTCGAAGGAGCTGACATGACGACGATCAAATTGCACAACTCAAAGACCCGCAAGAAAGAGGTCTTTACGCCGATTGATCCCGACAATGTGCAAATGTATGTCTGTGGCCCAACGGTTTATGATCGCGCGCATCTTGGGAATGCCCGCCCGGTGGTGGTGTTTGACGTTCTGTTTCGCCTGCTGCGCCACGTCTATGGCGACAAGAAAGTCACCTACGCGCGCAATTTCACCGACGTCGATGACAAGATCAACACTCGCGCCGCCGAAAGCGGGCGCGCAATTGGCGAGATCACCTCGGAGACGATCCAGTGGTTCCTTGAGGATATGGGCGCGCTTGGGGCGCTGCAGCCCACGCATATGCCACGCGCCACGGAATACATCCCGCAGATGATCGCCATGATCGAAGAGTTGATCGCGCGCGATCACGCCTATGAAGCCGAGGGGCATGTGCTCTTTGCGGTGGACTCCTGGCGCGAAGGGTATGGGCAGCTCTCGGGACGGTCGGTTGACGATATGATCGCTGGCGCGCGGGTTGAGGTGGCACCCTACAAGAAAAACCCGATGGATTTTGTGCTCTGGAAGCCGTCGGATGCCGACCAGCCGGGCTGGGAGAGCCCATGGGGGCGGGGACGGCCGGGCTGGCACATCGAATGCTCTGCCATGAGTCATGATCTCTTGGGCGAGAGTTTTGATATTCATTGCGGTGGCAATGACCTGATGTTCCCGCACCATGAAAACGAGATCGCCCAGAGCTGCTGTGCCAACCCCGAAGGCGAGTTTGCGCGCTATTGGCTGCACAATGAGATGCTGCAGGTTGAGGGCAAGAAAATGTCTAAATCGCTGGGCAATTTCTTTACCGTGCGCGATCTCCTGGATCAGGGAATCCCGGGCGAGGTGGTGCGATTTGTGTTCCTGCAGACCCACTATCGAAAGCCGATGGACTGGACCGAGAAGAAAGCCGCCGAGGCGGAGGCGACGTTGCGCAAGTGGCGGGCGCTGACAGCGGGCATCGAGCCCGCCGCCACCGCAGCTGCCGCGGTTGTGGACGCGCTGTCGGATGATCTCAATACCGCAGGGGCGATTGCCGAGATGCACAAGCTGGCGGCGGCTGGCGATGGTGCAGGGCTTTTGGCGGCTGGCCAACTGGTTGGCCTTTTGGGCGATGAGATGGGCGAATGGGCTGCTGCGCCCTCGGTGGATCTCTCGGCCCATGAGGCGCGCCTGTTTAAGGCACGCCAGGCGGCCATGGAGACCAAGGATTTCTCCGAGGTGGATCGCCTGAAGGCCGCCTATACCGAGGCAGGGCTTGAGGTGCGCATGTCCAAAACCGGGGTGGAATTGGTCCCGGGCGCAGGCTTTGACGCTGCAAAGCTGGAGGCGCTGTCGTGACGGAACGGCTCTATCTTTATGACACCACCCTGCGCGACGGTCAGCAGACCCAAGGGGTGCAATTCTCCACGCTTGAAAAAAAGCAGATCGCCCAGGCCCTTGACGACCTAGGTGTGGACTATATCGAAGGCGGCTGGCCGGGGGCCAACCCCACCGACAGCGCCTTTTTCGATGAGGCGCCCAAGACCCGCGCGACGCTCACCGCCTTTGGCATGACCAAGCGGGCAGGACGTTCGGCGGCAAATGACGATGTGCTGGCGGCTGTGATGAACGCAGGCACCCGGTCGGTCTGTCTTGTGGGCAAGTCGCATGATTATCACGTAACGACCGCGCTTGGGATCAGCCTTGACGAGAACCTCGACAACATCGCGCAGTCGGTGGCGCATATCGTGGCCGAGGGGCGCGAGGCGCTGTTTGATGCAGAGCATTTCTTTGATGGCTACAAGGCGAACCCGGAGTATGCGCTGGCGGCCTGCCGTGCCGCGCTCGATGCGGGCGCGCGCTGGGTTGTTCTGTGTGATACAAATGGTGGCACGCTGCCGCATGAGGTGTCTCGGATCGTCACTGAGGTGATTGCTGCGGGGCTGCCGGGCGAGAAGCTCGGCATTCACACCCACAATGACACCGAAAACGCGGTGGCCTGTTCGCTGGCAGCGGTGGACGCCGGGGTGCGCCAGATCCAGGGGACGCTGAATGGGCTGGGGGAGCGCTGCGGCAACGCCAATCTCACCACGCTGATCCCGACGCTGCTGCTGAAGGAGCCCTACGCGAGCGGCTATGAGACAGGCGTGCCAAAAGGCGCGCTGGCCCGGCTCACCAAGGTCAGCCGGATGCTTGATGAGATCCTCAACCGGGTGCCGCAGAAGCAGGCCGCCTATGTGGGGGCCTCGGCCTTTGCCCATAAGGCGGGCCTGCACGCCAGCGCGATCCTCAAGGACCCGTCAACCTATGAGCATATCGACCCGGCTGTGGTCGGCAACGGCCGCATCATTCCGATGTCCAATCAGGCCGGGCAGTCGAACCTGCGCCGTCGTCTGGCCGAGGCGGGCCTCACGGTTGAAAAAGGCGACCCTGCGTTGGGCCGTATTCTGGAGCGGGTGAAGGAACGCGAGACCGAGGGTTACTCCTATGACACCGCGCAGGCCTCGTTCGAGCTGCTCGCGCGCGAAGAACTGGGCCAGATGCCAGAGTTTTTCGAAGTGAAGCGCTACAAGGTCACCGTGGAGCGGCGCAAGAACAAGTACAACAAGATGGTGAGCCTCTCCGAGGCGGTGGTCGTGGTCAAGGTCGACGGTGAAAAGCTGCTCTCGGTGAGTGAATCGCTGGATCCCTCGGGCAGCGACCGTGGACCGGTGAACGCGCTCGCAAAGGCGTTGCGCAAGGATTTGGGGCGCTATTCCAAGGTGTTGGATGATATGCGTCTGGTCGACTTCAAGGTGCGGATCACCCAGGGGGGCACCGAGGCCGTGACCCGCGTGATCATCGACAGCGAGGACGGCAAGGGGCGGCGCTGGTCCACGGTTGGGGTCAGTGCCAACATATTGGATGCCTCGTTCGACGCGCTGCTTGATGCGATGAACTGGAAGCTTCTGCGGGATGCATCTGAGGCAGCGGATGCAGTTTGACGATGACCTGATTGCCTGCGCCGAGGCGGTTCAGAAGGGCGATCCAGACCGGTTCCTGGCCGCAATGGCCGCGCCGGTAGAGGCGCGTGCTGTGCTGTTTGCCCTCTATGCGTTCAACCTGGAGATTTCGCGTGCGCCCTGGGCCAGCCAGGAAAGCATGATTGCAGAGATGCGGGTGCAATGGTGGCGTGATGTGGGCGCAGAGATCGCCGCAGGCGGGCCGGTGCGCAGACACTATGTGGCGACACCTCTCACGCGGCTTGTTGATCGCAGCGCGGCGCGAGCGATTGACGCGATGGCGGAGGCGCGACGCTGGGACATCTACCGCGACCCTTTTGAGGATGAGGCGGCGTTTGATGCCTATATCGACGCAAACGCCGGGGGGCTGATGTGGATGGCGGCGGCCTCTCTGGGGGCGGCAGACGAAGCCGTTGTGCGTGACTATGCCTATGCGGCGGGTCTGGCGGCCTATATGCGGGCGATCCCGGAGCTTGAGGCGCAACACCGCGTGCCGCTCTTGGATGGGACCTCTGCAGGGCTGGTCGCCTTGGCAGAGCGTGGGCTGGATCGGCTGGCAGCGGCGCGCCGTCGCCGGGGCGCGGTCTCACCCGCTGCGCGCGCGGCGCTCCTGCCCGGCTGGCAGGCGGAGGCGCTATTGCGGCAGGTGCGGGCAGAGCCCGAACGGGTTGGGGCAGGGGCGCTTGGCGTCAGTGAGTTCCGCCGGCGTATCAGCCTGATGTGGCAGGCTGGCAGCGGGCGCTGGTAGCTGCGCCCGCGCAATGGGGACTGAGACTGCGGCTGGCGATCAGGTCCCGTCTGGCGATCAGGCCGCGGCGGATTTGGGTTTCAGCACCAGCCAGATCAGTGCGCCCCCCGCGAGAACCAGGAAGGGCGCCATCGCCATATTGACAGCGGCCCAGCCCTCGACCGGGTTGCCGCCTGAGCAGTTCATCAGGCCTCCCGAGGCCAGTGATGCCACGGTGACACCGCCAAAGACCAAGAGGTCATTGAGACCCTGCATACGGCCGCGCTCATGCGCCTCATGCGCGCCGGCCAGCATTGTGGTTGCGCCAATAAAGCCAAAATTCCAGCCGACGCCCAGAAGGACAAGCGCCACAAAGAAGTTGCTGAGTTCTACGCCCTGCAAGGCGACCGCACCGGCGCCGGCGAGGATCACAAGCCCCGCGCCAACGATTTTCTCCACCCCGAAGCGCGCGATCAGATGCCCGGTAAAGAAGGACGGCACATACATGGCCAGAACGTGCCATGTGACCACATCCGCCGCCGCGTCCTGACCAAAGCCGCAGCCTACAACTGCAAGCGGTGTCGAGGTCATCACAAGGTTCATCAGCGCATAGGATACCATGGCGCAGATGACCGCGACGGCAATGGTTGGTGTTTTCATCAGCTCCCAGCGGCTGCGGCCCATCGGGGCGTCCTCGCTCGGGGCTTCGGGGCGGGGGATGCGCAGGAACGCAAAGAGCCCGACCCCCAGCACATTGACCGCAATCACCGCCATATAGGTGCCAAGGAAAGGAATGACGAAGGCGTCGCTTGTGGCTTTGACCAGCTGCGGGCCGATGATGGCCGACAAGAGCCCACCAGCCATGACATAGGAAATCGCCTTGGGGCGGAAACTGTCAGAGGCGGTGTCGGCGGCGGCAAAGCGGTAGAAGCCCTGCGCGCTCATGTAGACGCCGGTGAGGGCGCTGCCGATGAGAAACACCGGAAACGACCCGGTATAGAGCCCATAGCCGCCAATCAGACCACCAAGTGCGCCGCCCGTGGCCCCGATCGCAAAACCAGCGCGCCGGCCAAAGCGCTGCATGATCGCAGAGATCGGCGTGGCCGAGATCATCGAACCCGCGACAATGAGCGAGATCGGCAATGTCGCAAGACAGGGGTTGGTGGCAAGCGATTGACCGGCCAGCCCCCCAACGATGAAGATCATCGGCATCTGCGCACCCAAAAAGGCCTGCGCAAGCACAAGAATCAGAACATTGCGCTTTGCAATATGGTCGTCGGGGGCAGGAGCGGTCATAGTCATGGCCATTGCGTAGCCCTGAACAGGTGAAGGAACAAGCGGCGTGCAGTGCACCGATACAATTTTCGCGCGTGGCTCCAGATGACGGTGGGCCGCCTGATCGAGACCCCGGCCTGCGTGGCCGAAGGGGCTGCCTGGCTGGCGGCGCAAGAGCCACGCTTTGCCGAAGCGCTCGCGCAGACCGGGGACTTGCCGCTGCGGCGCAAGCCTGACGGGTTTGCACAGCTTCTCAGCGCCATTGTCAGCCAGCAGGTCTCGGTGGCGTCGGCCAATGCGATCTGGGCGCGGATGCGGGCCGCCAATCTTACTGGGCCGCGCAAGATCCAATGGGCCAGCGACGAGGATCTGCGCGCGGCCGGACTCAGTCGCCAGAAGATCCGCTATGCCCGTGCCCTGTCGGAGGCACGCATTGATTTCAAGGCGTTACGGCACGCTCCTACAGCGGAGGTGATCGCCGAACTGACACAGGTTTCAGGGATCGGGGTCTGGACGGCAGAGATTTACGCGATGTTTTCCTTGGGGCGCGCTGATGTCTTTGCGCCTGGCGATCTGGCCCTGCAAGAGAGCGCGCGGATGCTTTTTGATCTGTCCGAGCGCCCCAAAGAGCGCGCCCTGCGCGAGATGGCAGAGGCCTGGTCACCGTGGCGCTCGGTTGCGGCGCGGCTTTTGTGGGCCTATTACCATGTGGCAAAGGACAGGGAAGGGATCCGATGACTCGCGTTTTGACTGCCGGCCGCAAAGAGCCGCTCTCCGGGGAAACTCGTTCTGCCGTGGTGTTTCTGCACGGCTATGGCGCCAATGGGGCTGACCTTCTGGGCCTTGCCGATCCGCTGGCTGAACATCTGCCTGACACCCTGTTTGTGGCGCCGGATGCGCCCGAGGCCTGCGCCGGGGCGCCGATGGGCTATCAGTGGTTCCCGATCCCGTGGATCGATGGCTCTTCCGAGGAAGAATCCATGCGCGGCATGATGGCGGCGGTTGAGGATCTCAATGCGTTTCTCGACGCGCTTATGGTCGACGAGGATCTGCTGCCCGAGCAGGTGGTGCTCTTGGGCTTTTCGCAAGGCACCATGATGGCGCTGCATGTCGCCCCGCGCCGCGAAGATCCGGTGGCGGGTATTGTTGCATTCTCGGGGCGCTTGCTCTCGCCCGAGACGTTCAGCGACGAGGTCGTGAGCCGGATGCCTGTGCTTCTGGTGCATGGCGACCAGGACGACGTCGTGCCGCCGCAATCGCTGCCGCAGGCGGCCGAAGCCTTGCAGGAGGCGGGCTTTCGGGATGTGTTTGCCCATGTGATGAAGGGAACCGGCCATGGGATCGCCCCCGATGGGCTGAGCGTGGCGCTTGCCTTCATGCGCGACAAGCTGAGCCTCTGACGGGCGAACTAGCAAGCGTTCAGCGCTGTTCTTTAAGGATAATCTGAGATTGGGCCCGCTCGATGAGCGGGCTCTTTGCTATTTGGTCATTGAGCTGCGTGAGCGCATCTGTATCTGCAACCGCGATCATGGCCATTGCGTCCCATTCCCCGGCCAGCGAGGCCACATAGGTGATGCCCGAGACTTCTGAAAGCCAGGTCAGCGCCGGTGCACAGGGGCGTGTCGCAAACTGCAGCAGGATCATCGCCCGCAAGGGCGCTGCGGCCTCGGTGACTGCTGCGTGGTAGCCGGTAATGATGTTCTGATCTTCCATCGCGCGGATCCGGTCCTGCACCGCCTGGCGCGAGAGATGAACCGCGCGCGCGATGGCAGCGGTGCTCTGGCGGGCATTTCGCGCAAGTTCCGCCAGAATGCGCCGATTGGTTGGATCGAGATCCACGTCGCCGTCCTTTTCAAAGCGCCCGCGCCTGTGCCGGTCCAAAACAGCGAAACGCCGTCATTTTCCGTCGCTCTGCGGGCTGTTGTTGCGTCCATTCGTAAAAGATCATGCGCGCTATCAGAATGGAGAGAAAGATGAAACTGATTTCACCGCTTGAGTTTACCGGCACGCGTGCATGGGATGCGCTTGATATTGAACGATTTACCGGTGCCACCACGGTCCGGTTGCATTGGACGGATCAAGCCTATGTCTGGCATGTCAACGACGGGGCCGAGGTCTTTGTCGTGCTCAAGGGTGCGGTCGATATGCATGTGCGCCAGACCGGTCGGGAGGAGGTCTTCTCGCTGTCGGAGGGGGATATCTTTCACGCCGAGGCCGGGGACGAGCATGTGGCGCATCCGCGGGGTGCGGCGCGTGTCCTCGTGATCGAAGCTGAGGGCAGCATCTGATCTGATTAGCCGTCGCGGCGCTGCCGGGGCTTGCGGGCAGGTGTCGCCGTGGCGCGCCGTTTTGCGGCATGCTTGCGATGCGGTTTGGCCGCGGGCTTTGGCGGGCCGGGCACGCGGGGCGGGTCAAGATCGTCCCATTTGCCCTGCGCCAGACCATCGAGCGTCCAGGCGCCAATGGCATAGCGGATGAGACGCAGGGTCGGATAGCCCATAGCGGCCGTCATCCGCCGCACCTGCCGGTTTTTGC
This window contains:
- a CDS encoding cupin domain-containing protein, which encodes MKLISPLEFTGTRAWDALDIERFTGATTVRLHWTDQAYVWHVNDGAEVFVVLKGAVDMHVRQTGREEVFSLSEGDIFHAEAGDEHVAHPRGAARVLVIEAEGSI
- a CDS encoding Lrp/AsnC family transcriptional regulator; the protein is MDLDPTNRRILAELARNARQSTAAIARAVHLSRQAVQDRIRAMEDQNIITGYHAAVTEAAAPLRAMILLQFATRPCAPALTWLSEVSGITYVASLAGEWDAMAMIAVADTDALTQLNDQIAKSPLIERAQSQIILKEQR